From the genome of Halorussus caseinilyticus, one region includes:
- a CDS encoding ABC transporter permease codes for MISKRFVIKRLLLLVPVLFGVATFVFAILHLAPGDPARVIAGQRASEEFVRQIRTELGLNDPIWVQYGRFLLEAVQLDFGNSYQIQKGTPVKQILRYKLPVTLEMALYGQFLGILFGIPIGLLGAIKQDSFSDHATRIGALTGISVPIYWSGPLVILLFAQVLGWFPASGRIASQFDINPLTGIITLDTLLRGNFGAFQSAAMHLFLPAVVIGIYSMALISRMMRSSMLEVIRQDYMRTARAKGQGSKITVMKHGFRNALIPVVTVIGIQFGTLLGGAVLTETIFGIPGIGTLLVDAIQVGDYPVVQGTVLMFAFLFTLVNLLVDVTYSYLDPRIEQ; via the coding sequence ATGATTTCCAAGCGGTTCGTTATCAAACGACTTCTACTGCTCGTCCCGGTGCTGTTCGGGGTGGCGACGTTCGTCTTCGCCATCCTGCACCTCGCGCCGGGCGACCCCGCGCGGGTCATCGCGGGTCAGCGAGCGTCCGAGGAGTTCGTCCGACAGATTCGGACGGAACTCGGACTCAACGACCCCATCTGGGTACAGTACGGCCGGTTCCTGCTGGAGGCGGTCCAGTTGGACTTCGGGAACTCCTACCAGATTCAGAAGGGGACCCCCGTCAAGCAGATTCTGCGCTACAAGCTCCCGGTCACGCTGGAGATGGCCCTCTACGGCCAGTTCCTCGGCATCCTCTTTGGCATCCCAATCGGTCTGCTGGGAGCCATCAAGCAGGACTCGTTCAGCGACCACGCGACCCGAATAGGCGCGCTGACGGGTATCAGCGTCCCGATTTACTGGAGCGGTCCGCTCGTCATCCTGCTGTTCGCTCAGGTTCTCGGCTGGTTCCCGGCGAGTGGCCGAATCGCTTCGCAGTTCGACATCAACCCGCTCACGGGCATCATCACGCTCGACACGCTCCTCCGGGGCAACTTCGGGGCGTTCCAGTCGGCGGCGATGCACCTGTTCCTCCCGGCAGTCGTCATCGGCATCTACTCGATGGCGCTCATCTCCCGGATGATGCGGTCGTCGATGCTGGAGGTCATCCGGCAAGACTACATGCGGACCGCCCGCGCCAAGGGCCAAGGCTCGAAGATTACCGTCATGAAACACGGCTTCCGGAACGCGCTCATCCCGGTGGTGACGGTCATCGGTATCCAGTTCGGCACCCTGCTGGGCGGCGCGGTTCTGACCGAAACCATCTTCGGGATTCCGGGCATCGGCACCCTACTGGTGGACGCGATTCAGGTCGGCGACTACCCGGTGGTGCAGGGTACCGTCCTGATGTTCGCGTTCCTGTTCACGCTGGTGAACCTGCTCGTGGACGTGACTTACTCCTATCTCGACCCGAGGATTGAACAATGA
- a CDS encoding ABC transporter permease, which translates to MSTETQTEDVGQRGVVERLRASPFLSELLSNRLAVAGLTIIFAMVAIALYARLFIEIGSVTQSQIGTNPNLAPPSWLSKKTAIVGEYGTWAYPFGTDIQSRNIFRRTLYGAWLAMKYGTITVGASTVLGVGLGILAAYYGDITDNVIMRTMDVLLAFPSLLLALALVSIFGTGLWKVVIALTLVYTPRFARVVRGAALKVLEDEYIEATEALGAKDPRVIVRHILPNCLAPMTVQSTLNFGLAIIDIAALSFLGFGAEAGTPSWGLMLSNGVNQGLLTGDWWWSFFPGLFIAITVLGFNLLGDGMRDALDPRMRETVD; encoded by the coding sequence ATGAGTACCGAAACCCAAACCGAGGACGTGGGTCAGCGCGGCGTCGTAGAGCGACTCCGCGCCTCCCCGTTCCTCTCCGAACTCCTGTCGAATCGCCTCGCCGTCGCCGGACTCACCATCATCTTTGCGATGGTCGCCATCGCGCTCTACGCCCGACTGTTCATCGAAATCGGGTCGGTGACTCAGAGCCAAATCGGGACGAACCCGAACCTCGCGCCGCCGAGTTGGTTGAGCAAGAAGACCGCCATCGTCGGCGAGTACGGTACGTGGGCCTACCCGTTCGGCACCGACATCCAGTCGCGGAACATCTTCCGGCGGACGCTGTACGGCGCGTGGCTTGCGATGAAGTACGGCACCATCACGGTCGGGGCTTCGACGGTGCTGGGCGTCGGTCTCGGCATCCTCGCGGCCTACTACGGCGACATCACGGACAACGTAATCATGCGGACGATGGACGTGCTGTTGGCGTTCCCGAGTCTCCTATTGGCGCTGGCGCTTGTCTCCATCTTCGGCACGGGTCTCTGGAAGGTCGTCATCGCGCTGACGCTGGTCTACACCCCGCGGTTCGCCCGCGTCGTCCGTGGTGCCGCGCTGAAGGTGCTGGAAGACGAGTACATCGAGGCGACGGAGGCGCTCGGGGCCAAAGACCCGCGGGTCATCGTCCGCCACATCCTGCCCAACTGCCTCGCGCCAATGACGGTCCAGTCCACGCTCAACTTCGGACTCGCCATCATCGACATCGCGGCGCTCTCGTTCCTCGGGTTCGGTGCCGAGGCCGGGACGCCCTCGTGGGGCCTGATGCTGTCGAACGGCGTGAATCAGGGCCTGCTGACCGGCGACTGGTGGTGGTCTTTCTTCCCCGGTCTGTTCATCGCCATCACCGTCCTCGGGTTCAACCTCCTCGGCGACGGGATGCGTGACGCCCTCGACCCGCGGATGCGCGAGACCGTGGACTAG
- a CDS encoding DUF7268 family protein, protein MSSGDSGDSGDSTRGETIRDDSPTRRERARQLGRALAFGAVLAGLAVPVLVASGESVQFASEKVFAVGALVFGFSLLGWSGSVFAGRGIENFQRHIGGRSDWSEADSRRAMAVLGSVGVGGMVGASLATLVVGSVA, encoded by the coding sequence ATGTCCTCGGGCGACTCGGGCGACTCCGGCGACTCGACTCGGGGCGAGACCATCCGCGACGACTCGCCGACCCGCCGAGAGCGCGCACGCCAACTCGGTCGGGCGCTCGCGTTCGGCGCGGTACTGGCCGGACTCGCGGTCCCGGTGCTGGTCGCGTCGGGCGAGTCGGTCCAGTTCGCCAGCGAGAAGGTCTTCGCCGTCGGTGCGCTCGTGTTCGGATTCTCGTTGCTCGGGTGGTCGGGGTCGGTGTTCGCGGGCCGGGGCATCGAGAACTTCCAACGACACATCGGCGGGCGGTCGGACTGGTCGGAGGCCGACTCCCGGCGGGCGATGGCGGTCCTCGGGAGCGTCGGCGTCGGCGGCATGGTCGGCGCGAGTCTGGCGACGCTGGTCGTCGGAAGCGTGGCGTGA
- a CDS encoding dienelactone hydrolase family protein encodes MRGGDVEIPTDSVTLDGELLVPEGAQGVVVFAHGSGSSRFSPRNNFVAERLRERGLGTLLFDLLTESEDRDYETRFDVDLLVERLLAATDWLRERPETADLRLGYFGSSTGAAAALRAAAERDNVDAVVSRGGRVDMASEANPEVRAPTLFVVGARDEAVLSLNRRECDRLRCEKELAVVEGASHLFEEPGKLEVVADAAADWFADHLGDE; translated from the coding sequence ATGCGTGGGGGAGACGTAGAGATACCGACAGATAGCGTGACGCTCGACGGCGAACTGCTCGTTCCCGAGGGCGCACAGGGGGTCGTGGTCTTCGCGCACGGAAGCGGGAGTTCGCGGTTCAGTCCGCGGAACAACTTCGTCGCCGAGCGACTTCGAGAGCGCGGACTCGGGACGCTCCTGTTCGACCTGCTGACCGAGAGCGAGGACCGCGACTACGAGACGCGATTCGACGTTGACCTGCTGGTCGAGCGACTGCTCGCGGCGACCGATTGGCTACGGGAGAGACCCGAGACGGCCGACCTGCGCCTCGGGTACTTCGGGTCCAGCACCGGCGCGGCCGCGGCGCTCCGGGCCGCGGCCGAACGCGACAACGTGGACGCCGTGGTCTCGCGCGGCGGCCGGGTAGACATGGCGTCCGAGGCGAATCCCGAAGTCCGCGCGCCGACGCTGTTCGTCGTCGGCGCGCGAGACGAGGCGGTGCTGTCGCTGAACCGCCGGGAGTGCGACCGACTCCGGTGCGAGAAGGAGTTGGCCGTCGTCGAAGGGGCTTCCCACCTCTTCGAGGAACCCGGAAAACTGGAGGTGGTCGCGGACGCCGCCGCCGACTGGTTCGCCGACCACCTCGGCGACGAGTGA
- a CDS encoding dihydroorotase, with product MLTIRNATLADGREVDVRIDTSAGRITGVGSTLTESGDSIDAAGKLLLPGMIDAHVHFRQPGFDHKETWETGSRSAAAGGVTTVVDQPNTDPPTVDGEAFDRKADVAEASYVDYGINGGVTPDWNPDELFDRSLLALGEVFLADSTGEMGIEEDLFREAVERATDEYRVVTVHAEDADLFAEEATERPGDDYDAWSAYRTAEAEAEAVERAVEIGDEADAKVHVAHTSTPEGVDAAKSGGATCEVTPHHLFLSREDYDELGTFGRMNPPLRSEDRREAVFERVADGTVDIVATDHAPHTREEKDASIWDAPSGVPGVETALPLLLEAARKDELSYERVRDLTAANPADVFGLTRKGKVEQGLMADLVLVDPDASREIRGEDLHSKCGWTPFEGMRGVFPELTMVRGNVVYDGRDGEPEDGEFGEAVGENVRG from the coding sequence ATGCTCACCATCCGGAACGCGACGCTGGCCGACGGTCGAGAGGTGGACGTGCGAATCGACACGTCCGCGGGCCGCATCACGGGCGTCGGTTCGACGCTCACCGAATCGGGCGACTCCATCGACGCCGCCGGGAAACTCCTCCTGCCGGGGATGATTGACGCCCACGTCCACTTCCGGCAACCCGGATTCGACCACAAGGAGACGTGGGAGACGGGCAGTCGGTCTGCCGCGGCGGGCGGGGTGACGACCGTCGTGGACCAACCGAACACCGACCCGCCGACCGTGGACGGCGAGGCCTTCGACCGGAAGGCCGACGTCGCCGAGGCGTCGTACGTCGATTACGGCATCAACGGCGGCGTGACGCCCGACTGGAACCCAGACGAGTTGTTCGACCGGTCCCTGCTGGCGCTCGGGGAGGTGTTCCTCGCGGACTCGACCGGCGAGATGGGCATCGAGGAAGACCTGTTCCGGGAGGCCGTAGAGCGCGCGACCGACGAGTACCGGGTCGTGACCGTCCACGCCGAGGACGCCGACCTGTTCGCCGAGGAAGCCACGGAGCGCCCCGGCGACGACTACGACGCGTGGAGCGCCTACCGGACCGCCGAAGCGGAGGCCGAAGCGGTCGAGCGCGCGGTCGAAATCGGCGACGAGGCCGACGCGAAGGTCCACGTCGCCCACACCAGCACGCCGGAAGGCGTCGATGCGGCCAAGTCGGGCGGCGCGACCTGCGAGGTCACGCCCCACCACCTGTTCCTCTCGCGCGAGGACTACGACGAGTTGGGCACCTTCGGACGGATGAACCCGCCGCTCCGGAGCGAGGACCGCCGGGAGGCCGTCTTCGAGCGAGTCGCGGACGGCACCGTGGACATCGTGGCGACCGACCACGCCCCCCACACCCGAGAGGAGAAAGACGCCAGCATCTGGGACGCGCCAAGCGGCGTCCCCGGCGTCGAGACGGCCCTGCCGCTCCTGCTCGAAGCGGCCCGGAAGGACGAACTGAGCTACGAGCGCGTCCGGGACCTGACCGCGGCCAACCCCGCCGACGTGTTCGGCCTGACCCGGAAGGGGAAGGTCGAACAGGGCCTGATGGCCGACCTCGTGCTGGTAGACCCCGACGCGAGCCGCGAGATTCGCGGCGAAGACCTCCACTCGAAGTGCGGATGGACGCCGTTCGAGGGCATGCGCGGCGTGTTCCCCGAGTTGACGATGGTCCGCGGAAACGTCGTGTACGACGGACGCGACGGCGAGCCAGAGGATGGCGAGTTCGGCGAAGCGGTCGGCGAGAACGTGCGGGGGTGA
- a CDS encoding lipoate--protein ligase family protein: MRVLRGRAAGRNADREVVAGMLERAAEDGEASVRAWRPHRQLAFGRRDSRADHYEVAKKVADACDFPPVERSVGGRAVAYTGNTVAFAKVVPLDDMRVGMDERYETVTRAIQRALWRLGVPASRGEPEASFCPGDYSLQRDGKLVGVAQRVRKNAALVSGVVVVRDHEELAGVLDPVYAALDIPFDSDSIGSIDKAGGEADPETVARTVEELLVDDEESEVEAVSDLADRETDD; this comes from the coding sequence ATGCGCGTACTCCGCGGCCGGGCGGCGGGGCGGAACGCCGACCGCGAAGTCGTCGCCGGGATGCTCGAACGGGCGGCCGAGGACGGCGAGGCGTCGGTCCGGGCGTGGCGACCCCACCGGCAACTCGCGTTCGGGCGGCGCGACTCCCGTGCCGACCACTACGAAGTCGCCAAAAAGGTCGCCGACGCCTGCGACTTCCCGCCCGTCGAGCGGTCCGTCGGCGGCCGAGCAGTCGCCTACACCGGCAACACCGTCGCGTTCGCCAAGGTCGTCCCGTTAGACGACATGCGCGTCGGGATGGACGAACGCTACGAGACGGTGACGCGGGCCATCCAGCGGGCGCTCTGGCGACTCGGCGTCCCGGCGAGTCGCGGCGAACCCGAGGCAAGTTTCTGTCCGGGCGACTACTCGCTCCAGCGAGACGGGAAACTCGTCGGGGTGGCCCAGCGCGTCCGGAAGAACGCGGCGCTAGTCTCGGGAGTCGTCGTGGTGCGCGACCACGAGGAACTCGCGGGCGTCCTCGACCCGGTGTACGCCGCCCTCGACATCCCCTTCGACTCGGACTCGATTGGAAGCATCGACAAGGCGGGCGGCGAGGCCGACCCGGAGACGGTCGCCCGGACCGTCGAGGAGTTGCTCGTCGACGACGAGGAGTCGGAAGTCGAAGCCGTCTCGGACCTCGCCGACCGCGAGACCGACGATTGA
- a CDS encoding DUF7344 domain-containing protein, whose amino-acid sequence MEDDGHTSTMSGERKDHERAATDESHGNSLDQILTALSEGRRRAVLNYFRNASDDVATVADLAEHVTDRADDADFQEVSVALHHRDVPKLAQAGLIEYDSRSETVRYVGSGFADSLLDSVEDGPSDGALADSENVARHLSEALSVEDPVEKDYHVRQALQHVHLGE is encoded by the coding sequence ATGGAAGACGACGGTCACACCTCCACAATGAGCGGGGAACGGAAAGACCACGAGCGGGCGGCGACGGACGAATCCCACGGAAACAGTCTCGACCAGATTCTGACCGCGTTGTCGGAGGGCCGACGCCGTGCGGTCCTGAACTACTTTCGGAACGCCTCGGACGACGTGGCGACGGTCGCCGACCTCGCCGAACACGTGACCGACCGGGCGGACGACGCCGACTTTCAGGAGGTATCAGTCGCGCTACACCACCGAGACGTGCCGAAGTTAGCGCAAGCGGGTCTCATCGAGTACGACTCCCGGAGCGAGACCGTCCGGTACGTCGGGTCAGGGTTCGCCGACTCGCTGTTGGACAGTGTTGAGGACGGGCCGAGCGACGGGGCACTCGCGGACAGCGAGAACGTCGCCCGACACCTCTCCGAGGCACTCTCGGTCGAAGACCCCGTGGAGAAGGACTACCACGTCCGGCAGGCCCTCCAGCACGTCCACCTCGGCGAGTAG
- a CDS encoding cysteine hydrolase family protein yields MHFDPDSTAVVVVDVQNGFCHPDGSLHAPASEEVVADVADVVSEARDAGASVVYTRDVHPPEQFEGNHYYDEFDRWGEHVLEDSWEARLHADLDVREQDHIVEKHTYDAFYRTDLEGYLDAHKIDDLLICGTLANVCVLHTAGSAGLRDYRPALIEDALGYIEEDHKQYAVEHADFLFGEVTTKDEIEFE; encoded by the coding sequence ATGCACTTCGACCCAGATTCGACCGCAGTCGTGGTCGTGGACGTGCAGAACGGCTTCTGCCACCCGGACGGGAGTCTCCACGCGCCCGCCAGCGAGGAAGTCGTCGCGGACGTGGCCGATGTCGTGTCGGAGGCCCGCGACGCGGGCGCGTCCGTCGTGTACACCCGCGACGTACACCCTCCCGAGCAGTTCGAGGGCAACCACTACTACGACGAGTTCGACCGATGGGGCGAACACGTCCTCGAAGACTCGTGGGAGGCCCGACTCCACGCCGACCTCGACGTACGCGAGCAAGACCACATCGTGGAGAAACACACCTACGACGCCTTCTACCGGACCGACTTGGAGGGCTACCTCGACGCGCACAAAATCGACGACCTGCTCATCTGTGGAACCTTGGCCAACGTCTGCGTCCTCCACACCGCGGGGAGCGCGGGACTGCGCGACTACCGACCGGCGCTAATCGAGGACGCACTCGGCTACATCGAGGAAGACCACAAGCAGTACGCGGTAGAACACGCTGATTTCCTGTTCGGTGAAGTGACGACGAAAGACGAAATCGAGTTCGAGTAG